From the genome of Salvia splendens isolate huo1 chromosome 7, SspV2, whole genome shotgun sequence:
CACATAATCACAAAAGGACATTTAAACAGACATGGAGATGGCGATTCATTATGTTCAACAGAAAGGTAAATTACCAGGCGATGAAGAATATCCTGCTCTTTGGGACATTCTCTTCAGTGAGATAGTCAAAGTCATAAATTGCATATCTGCACTCGTCAGCAGGAAGGAGGGCAGTAAAGTCATCATAAGTTTGGGCAGGTCCTCCAAGCTTCTCTACAATAACCTGCTTCTCTTCGATCTTGAAAACAATGTAACGGTGTGATCGCTTGGTTTTCAACTCCATAAACTTCAGCTTGCACTCATCATGCACAGCAATTCCAGATGCTGAATTGGCCTGCAAGCACAAGGGAAGTGAGATGTTAGAACAGATAGAGAATCAATATTTAGTGGGTTGCAAAACCCTTCTAATTGTTTACTCGTAACAATCAATATCATGGATCTTGCTGTGAGAGAGAGTGGGGAATGGGGCTTGCTGCAATACCCACCTTGAAAAAGCTTTCAagaaattatgtaatttttacaAACCATGTTGAGGCAATATGTTAAAACATGAAGTGATGAAACTATTGGAAGCTTTCAAAGCCAAAATCCACCCTGCAGACTTGCCAATAGGCAGCCATTTAATTGACCTTTTCCAtactaaaaaaaactaagtaaAACTGCATAGAGtaatatgataaaaatattatagagagagagagagagagagagagagaga
Proteins encoded in this window:
- the LOC121810970 gene encoding actin-depolymerizing factor 3-like; amino-acid sequence: MANSASGIAVHDECKLKFMELKTKRSHRYIVFKIEEKQVIVEKLGGPAQTYDDFTALLPADECRYAIYDFDYLTEENVPKSRIFFIAWSPDTAKVRSKMIYASSKDRFKRELDGIQIELQATDPTEMGLDVFKSRAN